GTGTTAGAACAAATGATCAAAATAGAAAATACAGAACATGAACAATGCCATTACTAATGTATTATTAATCATTATAATCATTATAATGGTCAGAGTTCATATACCTATATTGACAATATTGACCAGAAATGTTGAAATACAGTAATAGTGAGATCATGAAAAgctttatgtatatataaacaggcattGCAGGACAGATAGGAAAGTCTAATTGCTGACAACAATGTCGGCAATTGTCCCCACAGCAACCTCCATAGCATatgatgatttcaaatgacagaGATATCAGTAGAGCACCTaatgacaaaaaataatttatagtTAATTTGCTAAAAGCATCAGTTGTCTAAAACTCTTTTATCACATTTTTATAACTAAGGCAACACAAAGACATTTCACCATTAGATATCTGAAATATGTCCTGTAAAAGCCATTCTTAATGTATTAACAAATGATTAGTCTGAAGTAATCAATATctataataaggtaaaaaaaactattcaacagtctaagTGTATTAGGAATTCACCTGTGACTGATTAACTCCAAAAGTAACTCAAAGCTGCACCTGCAGCGCCCCCTGCAGTCCCTATAACAGCATTAGCTGCGGCAGGGATTCCAGCAGCACCTGAAGACAAGAAATGACAATCAAAACAAGCAATGTGATCATTTCTTTATACAGAGTCagtttaaataaatgcaaatataaataaaaatactttagcCACTTTGAAAATTTTAAAGATAACACTGTTAACACTTCAATCAATAAAGATCAGGCACTGAAATTTAGCTCACCTGCTGCTTGAAGAGCTGCTACCACAGATCCAGCTGCGACCCCTCCACCATTAGCAACAGCTGCAGCTGACATCATAGAGGCGGCATAAGAACTTGCAGTAACTCCTGCTGCAGTGAAACCAACAGCCCCTAAAACAAGAGGAGCTGCAGCAACTGCATAAAAGATGGTATACTTTTATTCATTTACAGGTTCAGATGAAATGGCATTAGAAACATCTTAAAATTGTTAACAGTTGTGATGACCAATAACTTtgaaattttcttttaaatatcaGATAAAAATACAATGTGACTGCAGTCAGTGCCTTCTATGAATTAACGGATGACTCATTTAAATAAAGGGTGTGGCATAGAGAACAACCAAGTAAACAATAATTTGAATAGCATCAATAAGTCAATAAAAGACGTACAGTACAGATGCTTCTTCGTATTCGTCATCGTTGTTCTAGTATAAAACATGTATTAAGCCTTAAGTAATTTagctatattattattataaaccacAAATCAATTGTGTGACACAAGTCATAGACACATTACTGCAAATCAACTTGTGATTGTGTAAAATATTTGTTCCTTGATAAGCTCTGCTTTCATAAAGACAACATTATTGACTGTGTAGCTGTATGGTCAAACATTACAAACTTTATCAGCTTTTAAAGTCAAAGGTGGTTAGCAATAAATGCAGCAAAATCTAAAGGTCCTAGagcaaacatatttttaatcttaaaatgatatttaaaatatttttttatttcagaatttaCCTGCTCCTGCACCTGTACCCACAATTGCAAGTATTGTACcttaataagaaaaaatataagtAAAGCCAATTTTTATTGTgagaaataaacattaaaactcTACTGTTGTATTAGTACTCACATGTATCCATCTTTAGCTGAATGCACTGGAATGCTCTTCAACTGATTTGTTGTTTGAGAGTTGGACTTATAAGCTCTCTGGGTGGCCCTTGTCTGGAAATGAAactgaaacaaataaaaacaatgagtTAAAATACTTAAGGaataaaaatgtagttaaaaaaGAAAAGGTTCTGTGTTTTAGACAGTGGaccaaaacttttttattttccttcTTAGTAAACTGCAAAGTTTGCTTACAGAGTTCACATACTGCCTCAATGTCAGAACTCTAAACTGAATttgagaaaaagaagaaaaggcCCAGAGAGGGTTGAAAACAATTGAAGTAACTAACTATGGTATTTAAGTAGAAACAGGGGTGGTAAAAGGTGACCAGCAATCTGTATGATCTGTCAAAATAATTAGGACCATAtcataaactataataataactGTGATCATGTAAATTGTGTTTgtttggaaaaaataaaacatctaaATTTGTTTattacttattaaaataaaacttatgCTATGTAAATGAAGAATGAATCAATTTGCTTTAATAAGATCTTTTGTTTACGTGCCTACGGAAAACAAAGGATCATTTTAAATTGGCGTTAAAACATCCACATTTTGTTCTGATTCTCAAACTAGAATCTAGAAAACTTGAATCTAAATTTAAATCACCAAATTTTGATACACAATTGCCACAGACCGGGTTTAAAATGTGTGAGGTCCAGGGGTGTTAAGAGTTAAATGTTAGAAAAAGTAACACTTTAAGTAGGCTtggtaaatgtactattttgtgCATTAATTTTATAGTTAATATATCAAACATTAGTCTTTAGCACTTCTTAAGATAAACATCTAATACTTAACTGcactattttgagacaccatttaTTTCAATCGAAATCTATTTAAATATTGCTGGTATTGTATACTTTTCAGGTGCATTGAAGTACTAAGAACTATAGACTTTTTATTAGTATATTTGTAGTGCATATCTTTTACAACATACTAACTGTAGTTTTAGTACATTCATCCTTTTTTTAACCTGGGATCTTAT
This Misgurnus anguillicaudatus chromosome 11, ASM2758022v2, whole genome shotgun sequence DNA region includes the following protein-coding sequences:
- the LOC129415514 gene encoding interferon alpha-inducible protein 27, mitochondrial-like isoform X2; translated protein: MDTFAAAPLVLGAVGFTAAGVTASSYAASMMSAAAVANGGGVAAGSVVAALQAAGAAGIPAAANAVIGTAGGAAGAALSYFWS
- the LOC129415514 gene encoding interferon alpha-inducible protein 27, mitochondrial-like isoform X1, whose product is MDTCTILAIVGTGAGAVAAAPLVLGAVGFTAAGVTASSYAASMMSAAAVANGGGVAAGSVVAALQAAGAAGIPAAANAVIGTAGGAAGAALSYFWS